The Panthera tigris isolate Pti1 chromosome F3, P.tigris_Pti1_mat1.1, whole genome shotgun sequence genome includes a window with the following:
- the ASCL5 gene encoding achaete-scute homolog 5 translates to MNNNFCRALVDRRALAPPSCMQLGVVPPPRRAPLPPAEPLGNVPLLLYPGPAEPQYYDAYAGVFPYVPFPGAFGVYDYPFEPAFIQKRNERERQRVKCVNEGYARLRGHLPGALAEKRLSKVETLRAAIRYIKYLQELLSAAPDGAQPAGSPSDCPGDGEARGPASLVPESSESSCFSSSPFFESEESSH, encoded by the coding sequence ATGAACAATAACTTCTGCCGGGCCCTGGTGGACCGGCGGGCCCTGGCGCCCCCCAGCTGCATGCAGTTGGGCGTCGTGCCCCCTCCGCGCCGGGCGCCCCTGCCCCCCGCCGAGCCCCTGGGCAACGTGCCCTTGCTGCTGTACCCAGGCCCGGCCGAGCCGCAGTATTACGACGCCTACGCGGGCGTGTTCCCCTACGTGCCCTTCCCCGGTGCTTTCGGGGTGTACGATTACCCCTTCGAGCCCGCCTTCATCCAGAAGCGCAACGAGCGCGAGCGGCAGCGGGTCAAGTGCGTCAACGAGGGCTACGCGCGCCTCCGCGGCCACCTCCCGGGCGCCCTGGCGGAGAAGCGGCTCAGCAAGGTGGAGACCCTGCGCGCCGCCATCCGCTACATCAAGTACCTGCAGGAGCTGCTGAGCGCGGCCCCCGACGGCGCGCAGCCCGCGGGCTCCCCGTCCGACTGCCCGGGCGACGGCGAGGCCCGGGGGCCCGCCTCCCTGGTGCCCGAGTCGTCCGAgtcttcctgcttctcctcctcgcCTTTCTTTGAGTCGGAGGAATCCAGCCACTGA